The segment GTAAAAGAAACAGATATTCCAGCAACAGAATATACTTTATCAGAAAATTCTTTTTCTTGGACTCCAAAAGCAGAACAAGCGGGTCAAGATTGGAATGTAACATTTGAAGCCACATATACTTTAGAGGTTGCGTATATTCCATTTGATAGAATAATTAATCAATCTGTAGTTATTTCTGTTAATAATGTTGATACAACAGCTCCCACAATCGCAAACGTCTCAGCAGGCAGTCTCACAACGTCGGGTGCCACAATAAACTGGAATACAAATGAATCAGCTACATCACAGGTGCAATATGGTCTGACAACCTCATACGGGACTACGTATCCAACCTCAGATTCAACCGCCGACAAGACAAGTCACAGTGTATCTATAACATCACTTTCAGCCGATAAATTGTACCATTACCGCGTCATAAGCAAAGACTCAAGCGGGAATTCTGCAACTGGTTCTGATGGAACATTTACAACAAGTGCGGTGGCAGACACAACCGCGCCAACTATTTCAAATGTCGCGGAAAGCAGTCTCACATCATCTGGAGTCGCAATAACATGGACCACCGACGAGTCAGCCACATCACAGGTTGAATACGGTCTGACAACTTCATATGGAACCACATATCCGACCTCGGATTCGAGTGCCGACAAAATCAGTCACAGCGTAGCTTTATCAGGATTAAGCGCTGAAACTTTATATCATTACCGTGTGATAAGCAAAGATTCAAGCAACAATACCGCAACAAGTTCCGACGGGACATTTATAACTAATACAACAAGCACAACAACTTCTCGCGAATTACCGGACACAGGCCAGACGACAAGTTATACGGCAACTTACGGGGAAGACCATGATTATCAGTCGCCAGCAACGCAAATGAGTTATACAGATAACGGTGATGGAACAGTAACAGATAACCTGACAGGTCTTATGTGGTTACAAGAAGGTAATTATCCGTTTAATGGAAGTAGTAGCACAGGAACATGGGAGCAAGCATTAACTTTTTGTGAAGATTTTTTTTATGCTGGTTATTCTGACTGGCGTCTGCCTAACGTAAAAGATTTGGCCAGTATTTTACTTTTGGAATTGAAGCCGTCCATAAATGCAACGTATTTTTTAAATACGGCAGGTATATATTGGACAAGCACAACGTCGCCTACGACGACTCCCTACGCAATGGCCGTGCTCTTTAATAGCGGTAGCAGGGGCACCGTGTTTCGTTACAGTAAGACCACTAACACATTTATTTGTGTTCGGCCCGTCAGAGGAGGCCAGTGATGGATGGTTCGGTTATTTGGAGATTTGGGGTATTTAGTTTTTTTAAGATGATAAAAAATATAAAACAATTATTTATAATTACAACGTTTCTTAGTGGAATTAATATCCTCTGTTATGCGGGAGAGTTGCCGGATACGGGGCAGGCAACGGGTTATGGTACCGGTGATGACGCCGATTATAATCCGGTGGCAACGCAGATGAGTTATATGGATAATAGTGACGGAACAGTAACAGATAACCTGACAGGCCTTATGTGGCTGCAGGATGCTAATTATTATAACGGAGGAGCATCCCAAACATGGGAACAAGCTCTTTCGGGGTGCGAAAGTTTCTCTTACGCTGGATATAGCGATTGGAGGCTACCGAATATGAAAGAATTGCTCAGCATTGTAAAATATGAAGGTTCCGCCCCGCTTATAAGCACAACATATTTCTTAAATAATCAGATTAATTTTTACTGGACGAGCACAACGGTGCCGGGGAACCCTACCATCGCCATTGACGTAAACTTCGATAGCGGTGAAGCTTACGGTAACGATAAGACCGATGCGTACTATGTTCGGCCCGTTCGAGGAGGCCAGTAAAAATGGGTTATTTGATTATTCTGGGAGTTTCAGGGGGGTGTTCCCCCCTGACGGGATTTTAAAATAATTTTATTTTTTTAGTCTGACACTTTTTCGGACAGAGCAAGCTCTGCCCCTACTTCCGCTACGGCGGATGCAACATTTACAAAAAAAGAGAATTCAAAAAATAGACAAAAAAGGTTTTAAGAAATATAATAAAAGTCATGGAAACTGATATGAAATTAACGCCCCTTTACGGCGAACACAAAAAGCTGGGAGCGAAATTAGCGCCTTTCGGCGGGTGGTACATGCCCATATCATACGAGGGCATTCTTGCCGAGCACAGGGCGGCACGCGAATCAGCGGCTGTATTTGATATATGCCACATGGGCGAATTTATGTTCAGGGGCGAGTCGCAGGAACTGGACAGCGCTGTCACGCAGGATGTTTCGGGCCTGGCTCCGGGCAAGAGCAGATACGGCTTCCTTCTGAATGACAAGGGCGGCATAACAGACGACCTTATAATTTTCAGATTTGATGAAAAAGAATTTATGATAGTCGTCAACGCGGCGACCTCGGGAAACGACTATGAGGCGCTGAAAAAACTTCTGCGAAAGGGTGATCTCTCGGACATCTCCGCTGAGACGGCAAAGATAGATCTGCAGGGGCCTCTCTCAAGAGATGTTTTGAAAGAAGCGCTCGAACTTGATATAGGCTTGAAATATTTTAATTTCGCTCACTTTGATATTTTCGGCGAAAAGGCTTTGGTCAGCCGCACGGGATACACGGGCGAACTGGGTTATGAGATATTCATCAATTCATCCAAAGCCGTTGACTTGTGGAACAAGCTGCTCTCTGACGGGAGGGTGAAGCCGGCGGGCCTGGGCGCCAGGGATATCCTCAGGCTCGAGATGGGATACAGCCTTTACGGCCACGACATTGACGGGGAAACCACGCCCGATGAGGCGGGGCTGGACATGTTTGTGGATTACGAAAAAGAGTTTGCCGGGAAAAAAGCGCTTCTGGCGCGGAAGGCCGCCGGGGCGGGGAAAAAGAAAATAGCTTTTAAGAGCGAAGGCCGCAGGAGCCCCCGGGCGCA is part of the Candidatus Omnitrophota bacterium genome and harbors:
- the gcvT gene encoding glycine cleavage system aminomethyltransferase GcvT, with the protein product METDMKLTPLYGEHKKLGAKLAPFGGWYMPISYEGILAEHRAARESAAVFDICHMGEFMFRGESQELDSAVTQDVSGLAPGKSRYGFLLNDKGGITDDLIIFRFDEKEFMIVVNAATSGNDYEALKKLLRKGDLSDISAETAKIDLQGPLSRDVLKEALELDIGLKYFNFAHFDIFGEKALVSRTGYTGELGYEIFINSSKAVDLWNKLLSDGRVKPAGLGARDILRLEMGYSLYGHDIDGETTPDEAGLDMFVDYEKEFAGKKALLARKAAGAGKKKIAFKSEGRRSPRAHYRILSGGKDIGEVTSGVFSPSLSCGIGLGFIKAGSQVAGDIIISDGGRVKLKAGITETPFLKETTLRN
- a CDS encoding DUF1566 domain-containing protein; this translates as MKYRKIILILIGIALYGLTQYVDAKGISFGVPSAVRKKTKQLKEKIIESGIVIIGVDGGIIEESNNYKVEIPAGALSEEARIKVEVPSLTNLPEFSKVPDNIRNIAKIIHIDSSVTEFNKPIKITIYYDETILSDNGILTAIEEEELLVAYTFNEDLSDYEILNIARVDTTNNFVEIEVTHFSWIGITWTKPLYMKIDIPPQNGDIVFRMTPNKWIPGHAGIYFCEDSNEYVIEAMPPKVRKISFADFKSNNIYMGSRNSKQITSQSRDEIVQLANNLIGENYVSTGYITKYGFYELAIPIASASLSKGGNGEYTCVGLTEYCYESTGLDLVDNNIGENPYFFPVEQYYATQPSNEVTVNVSETVNIPITFIHGSNVSSINLTVKETDIPATEYTLSENSFSWTPKAEQAGQDWNVTFEATYTLEVAYIPFDRIINQSVVISVNNVDTTAPTIANVSAGSLTTSGATINWNTNESATSQVQYGLTTSYGTTYPTSDSTADKTSHSVSITSLSADKLYHYRVISKDSSGNSATGSDGTFTTSAVADTTAPTISNVAESSLTSSGVAITWTTDESATSQVEYGLTTSYGTTYPTSDSSADKISHSVALSGLSAETLYHYRVISKDSSNNTATSSDGTFITNTTSTTTSRELPDTGQTTSYTATYGEDHDYQSPATQMSYTDNGDGTVTDNLTGLMWLQEGNYPFNGSSSTGTWEQALTFCEDFFYAGYSDWRLPNVKDLASILLLELKPSINATYFLNTAGIYWTSTTSPTTTPYAMAVLFNSGSRGTVFRYSKTTNTFICVRPVRGGQ
- a CDS encoding DUF1566 domain-containing protein, translating into MDGSVIWRFGVFSFFKMIKNIKQLFIITTFLSGINILCYAGELPDTGQATGYGTGDDADYNPVATQMSYMDNSDGTVTDNLTGLMWLQDANYYNGGASQTWEQALSGCESFSYAGYSDWRLPNMKELLSIVKYEGSAPLISTTYFLNNQINFYWTSTTVPGNPTIAIDVNFDSGEAYGNDKTDAYYVRPVRGGQ